Proteins found in one Actinomycetes bacterium genomic segment:
- a CDS encoding L-aspartate oxidase, with amino-acid sequence MAVPLPARLPAPSAGWTLAADVVVVGSGVAGLTTALQARSAGSVLLVTKALVDEGSTRWAQGGIAAALGEQDTPEQHEADTLVAGAGLCDEAAVRALVTRGPGAVRRLIALGASFDRDASGELQLTREGGHHRDRIIHAGGDATGAEVSRALVRAVLDDPAIEVIEHALVIDLLRAADGSVCGATLHVLGEGQRDGVGAVHARAVVLATGGLGQVFAQTTNPRVSTGDGVAVALRAGAVVADLEFVQFHPTVLWLGPDVSGQQPLISEAVRGEGAYLVDDEGKRFMLGLHELADLAPRDVVAKAIMRRMRETGAPHVWLDGRHLGEATWARRFPTILASCRSHGVDPVTELVPVAPACHYASGGVRTDLDGRTSVPGLYACGEVACTGVHGANRLASNSLLEGLVFAERIGADLVRGLPDRREPAEGGAAGTPYLLAESVRPAVAETMTEGAGVLRSDASLGRTLDDLAELSGRRSAEPGAGEWEAANLHTVATFLATAARRRRETRGSHWREDYPERDDEHWRVRLLGRLVDGVVELAEEPVR; translated from the coding sequence ATGGCCGTACCGCTGCCCGCGCGCCTGCCCGCCCCGTCCGCGGGGTGGACCCTCGCCGCGGACGTCGTCGTGGTCGGCAGCGGGGTGGCCGGGCTCACGACGGCGCTGCAGGCCCGGTCCGCGGGCTCGGTGCTGCTGGTCACCAAGGCGTTGGTGGACGAGGGCTCCACGCGCTGGGCCCAGGGGGGGATCGCCGCCGCGCTCGGCGAGCAGGACACCCCCGAGCAGCACGAGGCCGACACGCTGGTGGCCGGTGCGGGCCTGTGCGACGAGGCGGCGGTACGGGCTCTCGTCACCCGGGGCCCTGGGGCGGTCCGGCGGCTGATCGCGCTCGGGGCGAGCTTCGACCGGGACGCGTCGGGGGAGCTGCAGCTGACCAGGGAGGGCGGCCACCACCGGGACCGGATCATCCACGCCGGCGGGGACGCCACCGGTGCGGAGGTCTCCCGTGCGCTCGTCCGTGCGGTGCTCGACGACCCGGCCATCGAGGTGATCGAGCACGCCCTGGTCATCGACCTGCTGCGCGCCGCCGACGGCTCGGTCTGCGGCGCCACGCTGCACGTGCTCGGGGAGGGGCAGCGCGACGGCGTCGGGGCGGTGCACGCCCGAGCCGTCGTGCTCGCCACCGGCGGGCTCGGCCAGGTCTTCGCGCAGACGACGAACCCGCGGGTCTCGACCGGTGACGGCGTCGCGGTCGCGCTGCGCGCCGGTGCCGTGGTCGCCGACCTCGAGTTCGTCCAGTTCCACCCGACGGTCCTGTGGCTGGGGCCCGACGTGAGCGGCCAGCAGCCACTGATCTCCGAGGCGGTGCGCGGCGAGGGCGCCTACCTCGTCGACGACGAGGGCAAGCGGTTCATGCTCGGCCTGCACGAGCTCGCCGACCTCGCCCCGCGCGACGTCGTGGCCAAGGCCATCATGCGCCGCATGCGCGAGACCGGTGCGCCCCACGTCTGGCTCGACGGCCGCCACCTGGGCGAGGCGACCTGGGCACGGCGGTTCCCCACGATCCTCGCGTCCTGCCGCAGCCACGGCGTGGACCCCGTCACCGAGCTGGTCCCGGTGGCCCCGGCCTGCCACTACGCGAGCGGCGGGGTGCGCACCGACCTCGACGGGCGCACGTCGGTGCCCGGTCTGTACGCGTGCGGCGAAGTCGCCTGCACCGGGGTGCACGGCGCCAACCGGCTCGCCTCCAACAGCCTGCTCGAGGGCCTGGTGTTCGCCGAGCGCATCGGCGCGGACCTCGTCCGTGGGCTGCCGGACCGGCGCGAGCCGGCCGAGGGCGGGGCGGCGGGAACGCCGTACCTGCTCGCGGAGTCGGTACGTCCCGCCGTCGCCGAGACCATGACCGAGGGCGCCGGCGTCCTGCGCAGCGACGCCAGCCTCGGCCGAACCCTCGACGACTTGGCGGAGCTCTCCGGCCGACGCAGCGCGGAGCCCGGCGCGGGGGAGTGGGAGGCCGCGAACCTGCACACCGTCGCGACCTTCCTGGCCACGGCCGCGCGGCGTCGTCGCGAGACCCGAGGGTCGCACTGGCGCGAGGACTACCCGGAGCGCGACGACGAGCACTGGCGGGTACGCCTGCTCGGCCGTCTCGTCGACGGTGTCGTGGAGCTCGCCGAGGAGCCGGTGCGGTGA
- the nadC gene encoding carboxylating nicotinate-nucleotide diphosphorylase has protein sequence MSLSPELAARLSTAGLDPRQVEALVRAALEEDLAGGVDVTSVATVAVAQRSVGDLVARAAGVVAGLPVAEAVLEVVTEGDVLLERPVADGDLVGPGQLLLSVEGTTRALLTGERTALNFLGHLSGVATLTRRWVDAVAGTGAAIRDTRKTTPGLRALEKYAVRAGGGVNHRMSLSDAALVKDNHVVSAGGVAAAFDAVRRAWPDLAVEVEVDSLAQLDEVLDAGADLVLLDNMDVADLREAVRRTAGRARLEASGGLRLENANDVAATGVDYLAVGALTHSAPVLDIGLDLRAV, from the coding sequence GTGAGCCTGTCCCCCGAGCTCGCCGCCCGTCTCTCGACAGCCGGGCTCGACCCCCGCCAGGTCGAGGCGCTCGTGCGCGCCGCGCTCGAGGAGGACCTCGCCGGAGGTGTCGACGTCACCTCGGTGGCGACCGTCGCGGTTGCGCAGCGGTCGGTCGGCGACCTTGTGGCCCGGGCGGCCGGCGTGGTCGCCGGCCTGCCGGTCGCGGAGGCGGTGCTCGAGGTGGTGACGGAGGGCGACGTCCTGCTCGAACGCCCCGTCGCGGACGGAGACCTCGTGGGTCCCGGTCAGCTGCTGCTCAGCGTCGAGGGCACGACCCGCGCCCTGCTCACCGGGGAGCGCACGGCGCTCAACTTCCTCGGCCACCTGTCCGGGGTGGCGACCCTCACGCGGCGATGGGTGGACGCGGTGGCAGGCACCGGTGCAGCGATCCGTGACACGCGCAAGACGACGCCGGGACTGCGCGCACTCGAGAAGTACGCCGTGCGCGCCGGCGGCGGTGTCAACCACCGCATGTCGCTGTCCGACGCGGCGCTGGTCAAGGACAACCACGTCGTGTCGGCGGGCGGCGTCGCCGCGGCGTTCGACGCCGTCCGGCGTGCCTGGCCGGACCTGGCCGTCGAGGTCGAGGTCGACTCCCTGGCCCAGCTGGACGAGGTGCTCGACGCCGGCGCCGACCTGGTGCTGCTCGACAACATGGACGTCGCGGACCTGCGCGAGGCGGTACGTCGTACCGCCGGTCGAGCCCGCCTCGAGGCGAGCGGCGGGCTGCGGCTGGAGAACGCCAACGACGTTGCGGCGACGGGTGTGGACTATCTCGCGGTCGGCGCGCTCACGCACTCGGCGCCGGTCCTCGACATCGGTCTCGACCTCCGGGCGGTGTGA